From the genome of Novipirellula aureliae, one region includes:
- a CDS encoding sigma-70 family RNA polymerase sigma factor, with protein MLSLTPHAERIPVTASGESRNDPFGTTTQLLVASKEGDVDAFGRLLEQYRGYLLMLAHRYLSQRLRRRIDPSDIVQLTFLEANNDLSAFRGKTPAEFSGWLRGILRNNVATAVTRHVTTQKRSLAREVDGNRNVRDESGGDAWIQQLPGSTTSPSGVAIRGEATFALLDALHQLPETQAEAIRLRYMESLPLAEIVERMGKSDTAVAGLLKRGLQKLRTILDAETSPWF; from the coding sequence TTGCTTTCTCTAACACCACATGCGGAGCGAATTCCTGTGACCGCTTCTGGCGAATCGCGAAACGACCCTTTCGGCACGACAACCCAGCTTCTCGTTGCCTCGAAGGAAGGTGACGTGGATGCGTTCGGTCGTTTGCTTGAGCAATATCGCGGCTACCTGTTGATGTTGGCACATCGCTATTTGTCACAGCGGCTTCGGCGTCGCATCGATCCGTCGGACATCGTGCAGTTGACTTTTCTGGAAGCCAACAATGACTTGAGTGCCTTTCGAGGGAAAACGCCAGCCGAGTTTTCGGGTTGGCTGCGAGGGATCTTGCGTAACAACGTTGCCACCGCTGTGACGCGGCATGTGACGACCCAGAAACGATCGTTGGCACGAGAGGTGGATGGGAACCGGAACGTCCGTGACGAATCAGGTGGCGATGCCTGGATCCAGCAGTTGCCAGGCAGTACGACCAGTCCAAGTGGCGTGGCGATTCGCGGTGAAGCAACCTTTGCGCTACTCGATGCGCTTCATCAATTACCGGAAACGCAAGCCGAAGCGATCCGGCTTCGCTATATGGAGAGTTTGCCACTTGCCGAAATCGTCGAGCGAATGGGGAAAAGCGACACCGCTGTCGCGGGGCTTCTCAAACGGGGACTTCAAAAGCTGCGGACAATCTTGGATGCCGAAACGAGTCCATGGTTCTAG
- a CDS encoding PH domain-containing protein has product MQFDSAIDLWLAALLMLAPGLSIALGLYLFFQEQPGDASIVFLVGTGCLLLTALFTAPCRYTILTDALSIRCGMLCYQIPLESIESVTKSRSIASAPALSVRRVCIKTDKRSYLVSPKDLDQFIEALNSQRMKP; this is encoded by the coding sequence ATGCAATTCGACTCGGCGATCGATCTTTGGCTGGCCGCTTTGTTGATGCTCGCTCCAGGCCTATCGATTGCGCTAGGGTTGTACTTGTTTTTTCAGGAACAGCCTGGCGATGCGTCGATCGTCTTTTTGGTCGGTACAGGATGCCTCCTGTTGACGGCCTTGTTCACGGCTCCTTGTCGTTACACGATCCTAACGGACGCGTTGTCAATTCGCTGTGGAATGCTGTGCTACCAAATCCCACTCGAGTCGATTGAGTCGGTAACGAAATCGCGCAGCATTGCCAGTGCTCCCGCCTTGTCGGTACGTCGGGTTTGCATCAAGACCGATAAACGCAGCTACCTCGTTTCGCCAAAAGATCTCGACCAATTCATCGAGGCTCTGAACTCACAGCGAATGAAACCGTAA
- the ptsP gene encoding phosphoenolpyruvate--protein phosphotransferase, whose product MQSERIGLSTLEDITKLILDSHGPDETLRNIVQLVAERMHTEACSIYLYDNHKLTLRATIGLSTDLIGQVTLSIGEGLIGHTAETGGIVNVNEAQEHERFLFVESLNEEIYHSFLGIPLFNQQSLIGVLAIQSIEPRWFSPLEMSALSTIAFQLSTVVASARLLDQLEREQADANASKVEQIKNKQCCEKPVALRGQSAFSGFAIGPAVLIRHAFGLTDRLDDESLDMESERERLESALESARIDTICLEKKVADRLSDADASIFHSHLMILQDRVLIDKLLVKIDQGSSAVNAVKTVLADYVAAFRRIDDPYLRERAIDLEDIGRRLLAKLLGEESESVQLHHPGIIVAKELMPSDVASLDHHMILGLILESEDRNSHAAIISKSLGIPSLFGVKDALQLIDSGASLILDANSGCVHIEPSDAIRSEYERLKADSVRQQEQLLEFKDRDALSSDGTSVCLRANVGLVSDLELAHRYGAQGVGLYRTEFPYMARTNFPDRQTQYDIYRIVVESFAGESVTIRTLDIGGDKMLPYFEVPEEDNPFLGWRSIRVSLDHREMFQTQIEAILMASTHGNVKIMFPMVSSMDEVIACKEVVRVAKQNLEAEGWSIPDVPFGVMIEVPAAVLLANHFATEVDFFALGTNDLIQYMLAADRGNSHIERYYDSLHPAVLQAIAHLVDVAKRHKKGLCICGEMASDPACFAILVGLGLKEFSVSSPRILPLKSVLSKLSLTQMQQLAKQVLRESRGSTVRAMVDQMLQEADCLANFSASD is encoded by the coding sequence ATGCAAAGCGAACGAATCGGTTTATCGACACTCGAAGATATTACGAAGCTGATTCTCGATTCGCATGGACCCGACGAAACCCTGCGAAACATCGTCCAGCTGGTTGCCGAGCGGATGCATACCGAAGCCTGCTCGATCTACCTTTACGACAATCACAAACTAACGCTGCGGGCGACGATCGGTTTATCAACCGACTTGATTGGCCAGGTCACGCTAAGCATCGGGGAAGGTCTGATTGGGCATACCGCTGAAACGGGCGGCATTGTGAATGTCAATGAGGCTCAGGAACACGAGCGATTTCTATTCGTCGAATCTTTAAACGAAGAAATATACCACTCGTTTCTTGGTATTCCGTTATTCAATCAGCAAAGTCTCATCGGCGTGCTGGCGATCCAATCGATTGAACCACGCTGGTTTAGCCCTCTTGAGATGAGTGCGTTAAGTACGATCGCGTTTCAATTGTCAACCGTTGTCGCGAGTGCCCGCTTACTCGACCAGCTCGAACGCGAACAAGCTGATGCAAATGCTTCGAAAGTCGAGCAAATCAAAAACAAACAATGCTGTGAAAAACCAGTGGCTCTTCGTGGCCAATCCGCTTTTTCCGGGTTCGCGATTGGCCCAGCTGTTTTGATTCGACACGCGTTTGGATTAACGGACCGATTGGACGATGAATCGCTCGATATGGAAAGTGAACGAGAGCGGCTCGAATCGGCACTGGAATCAGCGCGAATCGACACGATCTGCTTAGAGAAAAAAGTTGCCGACCGATTGAGTGATGCCGACGCATCCATTTTCCATAGCCATTTAATGATCCTTCAAGATCGTGTTTTGATCGATAAGCTACTGGTAAAAATCGATCAGGGATCGAGTGCCGTCAACGCGGTCAAAACGGTACTGGCCGACTACGTTGCTGCCTTTCGGCGGATCGATGATCCCTACCTGCGAGAGCGAGCGATCGATTTAGAAGATATTGGTCGACGGTTGCTCGCCAAACTGCTCGGCGAGGAAAGTGAATCGGTACAGCTACATCATCCAGGGATCATCGTTGCCAAAGAACTAATGCCATCGGATGTCGCGTCGCTAGACCATCATATGATTTTGGGGTTGATCCTCGAATCCGAAGACCGCAATTCACACGCAGCAATTATCTCAAAGTCACTCGGCATCCCATCGCTATTCGGCGTCAAAGATGCTCTGCAACTCATCGACTCCGGGGCCTCTTTGATTCTCGATGCCAACAGCGGTTGTGTGCATATCGAGCCCAGCGATGCTATCCGCTCGGAGTACGAACGATTGAAGGCCGATAGCGTCCGCCAGCAGGAACAGTTGTTGGAATTCAAAGATCGCGATGCACTGTCGAGCGATGGAACCAGCGTTTGTTTGCGTGCCAATGTCGGCCTGGTCAGCGATTTGGAACTAGCTCATCGCTATGGAGCACAAGGCGTCGGACTTTATCGTACCGAGTTTCCTTACATGGCACGTACCAATTTTCCTGATCGACAAACGCAGTACGATATCTATCGGATTGTCGTCGAATCGTTCGCTGGAGAATCGGTCACGATTCGAACGCTCGACATCGGCGGTGATAAAATGCTGCCGTACTTTGAAGTGCCCGAAGAAGACAACCCCTTTTTAGGCTGGCGTAGTATTCGTGTCTCGCTAGACCATCGCGAAATGTTTCAAACTCAAATCGAAGCAATCTTGATGGCGTCGACGCATGGCAATGTAAAGATCATGTTTCCGATGGTCAGCAGCATGGATGAAGTGATCGCTTGCAAAGAGGTGGTACGTGTAGCCAAACAGAACCTGGAAGCGGAAGGATGGTCGATTCCTGACGTGCCCTTTGGCGTCATGATCGAAGTTCCCGCTGCCGTTTTGTTGGCCAATCACTTCGCGACCGAGGTCGACTTTTTTGCTCTCGGCACCAACGATCTGATCCAATACATGCTGGCGGCGGACCGAGGCAATTCTCACATCGAGCGATACTATGATTCGCTGCACCCGGCGGTCCTACAAGCGATCGCCCACTTGGTCGACGTCGCCAAGCGACACAAGAAAGGATTATGCATTTGCGGAGAGATGGCTAGCGATCCTGCCTGCTTTGCCATACTCGTGGGACTGGGGCTAAAAGAATTCTCGGTATCATCACCAAGAATTTTGCCACTCAAATCGGTACTCTCCAAACTATCTCTAACACAGATGCAACAACTTGCAAAACAAGTGCTGCGAGAAAGCAGAGGTAGCACGGTCCGTGCCATGGTCGATCAAATGTTGCAAGAAGCCGACTGCCTCGCTAACTTCTCCGCCAGCGATTGA
- a CDS encoding RDD family protein yields the protein MSYGDLNPYAAPAETDAYRGYSNPHPPLATRVERFVGSLIDSCLTILVFFTVGIPLFFAIAYFGVEFDFDRPAFDFYGDLVAALFAAVFFIIINGYLLATKGQTVGKLVMKTQIVSEETDRILPLGRLLLLRYVTIWIASGLPVVGGFINLANALAIFRANHKCIHDDIAGTKVIKLLS from the coding sequence ATGTCCTACGGCGACTTAAATCCTTATGCGGCACCGGCTGAAACCGATGCGTATCGTGGATATTCCAATCCACACCCTCCTTTGGCAACTCGGGTCGAACGCTTTGTAGGTTCTCTGATCGATAGCTGCCTCACCATTCTCGTGTTTTTTACCGTTGGGATTCCGTTGTTTTTCGCGATCGCTTACTTCGGAGTTGAGTTTGACTTCGATCGCCCCGCATTTGATTTTTACGGGGATCTCGTCGCCGCGTTGTTTGCGGCCGTTTTTTTTATCATCATCAACGGCTACTTGCTGGCAACCAAAGGGCAAACCGTAGGCAAACTCGTCATGAAGACACAAATTGTGTCGGAAGAAACCGATCGCATTTTACCACTGGGGCGGTTGCTTCTTTTGCGTTACGTGACGATTTGGATCGCAAGCGGTTTGCCGGTCGTGGGGGGCTTCATCAACCTAGCCAATGCACTGGCTATCTTTCGTGCGAACCATAAATGCATCCACGATGACATTGCGGGAACCAAAGTCATTAAGTTGCTAAGCTAA
- a CDS encoding TlpA disulfide reductase family protein, with protein MDQRELMMRMMSQHKKICLQSSLLMIFVSLAGCNSDPTEPSVVAPPDSSSPLDEGTGQSSSVPTALPNHTESSGELDVPGKLELPAGAIPDPDAEPSSATEAEPPSGSGGLEMPSDADVSKSEVSQPNVSAARQTIGYAEWKEIEQKVTSSNQLTVVDIWSLSCQPCLEEFPGLVRLHRELGEQVSCISVNVDFDGRKTRPADYYEDRVAAFLAEVGATFPTYISETASDDIFSELDLASIPAVLIYDAEGNLIKRFVDVGDTVGFSYDADVIPFIKPFAK; from the coding sequence GTGGATCAAAGAGAACTGATGATGAGAATGATGAGCCAGCACAAAAAGATTTGCTTGCAAAGTAGTCTGCTAATGATATTCGTCTCGCTCGCAGGCTGCAACAGTGACCCGACGGAACCCTCGGTAGTAGCACCGCCCGATAGCAGCAGCCCCCTTGACGAGGGGACTGGCCAATCGAGTTCGGTCCCGACGGCGCTACCGAACCACACCGAGTCGTCAGGCGAATTGGATGTCCCGGGGAAACTTGAATTGCCTGCGGGCGCTATTCCCGACCCTGACGCAGAGCCATCATCCGCGACGGAGGCTGAGCCACCAAGTGGTTCGGGCGGACTCGAGATGCCGAGTGATGCCGACGTTTCCAAGTCGGAAGTCTCTCAGCCCAATGTGTCCGCTGCCCGCCAAACGATCGGTTATGCGGAGTGGAAAGAGATCGAGCAGAAGGTTACTAGCAGCAACCAACTTACGGTTGTCGACATCTGGTCATTGTCATGCCAACCATGCTTAGAGGAGTTCCCTGGTCTTGTCCGTTTGCATCGCGAACTCGGAGAGCAGGTTAGTTGCATTAGTGTCAACGTTGATTTTGATGGACGAAAAACCCGACCGGCTGATTATTACGAAGACCGCGTGGCCGCGTTCTTAGCGGAGGTGGGTGCAACGTTCCCTACGTACATCAGCGAAACGGCCAGCGACGATATTTTTTCCGAACTGGATCTGGCGTCGATTCCTGCCGTCCTCATCTATGATGCGGAAGGCAACTTAATCAAACGTTTTGTTGACGTTGGTGATACAGTGGGATTCAGCTATGACGCCGACGTGATCCCCTTTATCAAGCCGTTCGCGAAATAG
- a CDS encoding class I SAM-dependent methyltransferase, with translation MSQPLTEEQQSDEVRFGFGANWKAFLESLDEARIQEAVASLRENLLCESYAGKRFLDIGSGSGLFSLAAHRLGCDVVSIDYDRESVACTKRLKEQFGDSSRSWSIDRGSVLDPAFMNSIGTFDIVYSWGVLHHTGDMKRAILLASERVKPGGKFFISIYNHQGGASRRWLKIKRIYNRLPPRVRPIWVIMIAGVYELKFAFARLLQGRNPLPFADWKAKRRDRGMSAWHDWVDWVGGLPFEVATPEAIIMPLREQGFVLDRLKTVGHGWGCNEYVFHNEM, from the coding sequence ATGTCGCAGCCCCTAACCGAAGAGCAGCAAAGCGATGAGGTGCGTTTTGGTTTTGGAGCCAATTGGAAGGCGTTTCTCGAGTCCTTGGACGAAGCACGTATTCAAGAAGCGGTCGCGTCTCTCCGAGAGAATTTGCTTTGCGAGTCTTATGCAGGGAAACGCTTTTTAGACATCGGTAGCGGCAGCGGACTGTTTTCACTTGCTGCCCATCGACTCGGATGCGATGTCGTGTCGATCGATTATGACCGTGAGAGTGTTGCTTGTACCAAACGTCTAAAGGAGCAATTCGGCGATTCGAGTCGATCGTGGTCGATCGATCGAGGGTCGGTACTCGATCCGGCCTTCATGAATTCGATCGGTACATTCGATATCGTCTACTCATGGGGTGTATTGCATCATACAGGCGACATGAAACGTGCGATTCTACTTGCGAGTGAACGAGTCAAGCCGGGTGGAAAATTCTTTATCTCCATCTACAACCATCAAGGTGGAGCAAGTCGTCGTTGGCTTAAAATTAAGCGGATTTACAATCGCTTGCCACCGAGAGTGCGGCCGATATGGGTGATCATGATCGCGGGAGTTTACGAACTCAAATTTGCTTTCGCTCGGCTTTTGCAGGGACGAAATCCGCTGCCTTTTGCCGATTGGAAAGCAAAGCGTCGTGACCGCGGGATGTCGGCCTGGCACGATTGGGTCGATTGGGTCGGTGGGTTGCCGTTTGAAGTGGCGACGCCTGAAGCGATTATCATGCCGCTTCGCGAACAGGGTTTTGTACTCGATCGTCTGAAAACCGTGGGCCACGGATGGGGATGCAATGAGTACGTGTTTCATAACGAAATGTAG
- a CDS encoding tyrosine-type recombinase/integrase, with amino-acid sequence MASLRKESDRGRTGWRLRFYVDKKQRSLYLSDPSKRRAESVMRHVDELVRAKAAGVSADAATAKWADDLDGRLFDALARIGLVDAKRNKSKGDAGRLLGPFCDAYIASRTDLAQGTIDNYGHARRLLVEKFGERCVIGSITEGDAERWRRWLLTIVVKRDADGKPTKTMAEATVSKHVKRAKTLFSEAVKDRLLTENPFLGLKTNSEVNRDRDHYINRQTATKVLTACPDHDWRLIFALARFAGLRRCEVLALTWADVLWDVDRLRIDSPKTGLRFCPIFPELMPFLRASFEAAPDGANRCIQRYHRLANLGTQLNRIIESAGLVPWEKTFGNLRATRRTELQERYQDHVVNSWMGHSSKTAAKHYLQVTDDHWAAGATAETGEPIDTDSIYGGLVGGLINADQDASREITEHEKTRKTLGFTGSGFVRVTPLATPQGLEP; translated from the coding sequence ATGGCTAGCTTACGTAAAGAATCCGACCGAGGCCGTACTGGGTGGCGGCTGCGGTTCTATGTCGATAAGAAACAGCGATCACTCTATTTGAGCGATCCGAGCAAGCGACGGGCGGAAAGCGTGATGCGTCACGTTGACGAGCTTGTGAGGGCCAAGGCTGCGGGCGTTAGTGCCGATGCCGCTACCGCAAAGTGGGCCGATGATCTTGATGGGCGGTTGTTTGATGCGTTGGCCCGTATCGGTCTTGTCGATGCGAAACGCAACAAGAGCAAGGGCGATGCAGGACGCTTGCTAGGTCCGTTCTGTGATGCGTACATAGCGAGCCGTACCGATCTTGCCCAAGGGACGATCGACAACTATGGGCACGCCCGACGGTTGCTTGTTGAGAAGTTTGGGGAACGATGCGTTATTGGTTCGATCACTGAGGGCGATGCAGAACGATGGCGACGATGGCTCCTTACCATCGTGGTCAAACGGGATGCCGATGGTAAGCCCACTAAGACGATGGCTGAGGCGACAGTGAGCAAGCACGTCAAACGAGCCAAGACTTTGTTTTCCGAAGCGGTAAAGGACCGTCTGCTAACCGAGAATCCATTTCTAGGACTCAAAACCAATTCCGAGGTGAACCGCGACCGCGACCACTACATTAACCGGCAGACGGCAACCAAGGTGCTTACCGCTTGTCCCGATCACGATTGGCGTTTGATCTTTGCACTTGCCCGGTTCGCTGGTTTGCGACGATGCGAGGTTCTGGCGTTGACCTGGGCGGACGTACTCTGGGACGTTGACCGGCTACGGATCGATTCACCCAAGACGGGTTTGCGATTCTGCCCGATCTTCCCTGAGTTGATGCCGTTTTTGAGAGCGTCGTTTGAAGCGGCCCCCGATGGTGCCAACCGATGTATCCAGCGATACCACCGGCTGGCGAACCTTGGGACGCAACTAAACCGGATTATCGAATCGGCGGGGCTCGTTCCCTGGGAAAAGACTTTCGGCAATCTGCGGGCGACCCGTAGGACCGAATTGCAGGAACGCTATCAAGATCACGTCGTCAATTCGTGGATGGGGCATTCAAGCAAGACGGCAGCGAAACACTACTTGCAGGTAACGGACGATCACTGGGCGGCAGGGGCGACGGCAGAGACCGGGGAGCCGATCGACACTGATTCGATTTATGGCGGTCTTGTGGGCGGTCTTATCAATGCCGATCAGGACGCCTCTAGGGAAATCACCGAACACGAAAAAACCCGTAAAACACTGGGTTTTACGGGTTCAGGATTCGTTAGGGTTACCCCACTAGCTACCCCGCAAGGACTTGAACCTTGA
- a CDS encoding redox-sensing transcriptional repressor Rex: MTSTHCPSQNTPYQTHPAIPDLDKKMAFPMSSESPMEESLSEELSLGNDQAEDRSRAQLSRPAVGRLSLYFRELHRLREAGTETINSRTLGQLVNVSAAILRRDLSTIGTSGRRGVGYDVEELLEQIGKVLGSGQRWEVVLIGAGSLGDALLRYRGFSRLGFTLTTAFDVNPARIGTVVGGVPIHDAAEMQARLSAQPPHLAILAIPAAQAAEVANQLVSLGVSGLLNFAPVTLKLGSKVAVVNVDLASELQRLAFAVQTQ, from the coding sequence GTGACTAGCACCCACTGCCCTTCGCAGAATACACCGTACCAGACTCATCCCGCGATTCCCGATCTCGACAAAAAAATGGCGTTCCCCATGTCGTCCGAGTCACCGATGGAAGAATCATTGTCGGAAGAATTGTCACTTGGAAATGACCAGGCTGAAGATCGCTCGCGCGCCCAGCTGTCGCGGCCTGCGGTCGGTCGGCTCAGCCTCTACTTTCGTGAGCTTCATCGTCTGCGGGAAGCGGGCACCGAGACGATCAACAGCCGAACACTCGGGCAACTCGTCAACGTCTCGGCCGCGATCCTGCGCCGCGACCTCAGCACGATCGGAACTAGCGGCCGGCGAGGAGTCGGCTACGACGTCGAAGAACTGCTCGAACAGATCGGCAAGGTGCTCGGGTCAGGCCAACGCTGGGAGGTGGTCCTGATCGGCGCGGGCTCTCTAGGGGACGCACTGCTGCGATATCGCGGTTTTTCGCGACTCGGCTTCACGTTGACGACGGCCTTCGACGTCAACCCCGCCCGAATCGGAACGGTTGTCGGAGGGGTCCCCATTCATGACGCCGCCGAAATGCAAGCAAGACTATCGGCCCAACCGCCACATTTGGCAATTCTGGCGATTCCCGCGGCCCAGGCGGCCGAAGTGGCGAACCAATTGGTTTCGCTAGGCGTCAGTGGATTATTGAATTTCGCGCCCGTTACATTGAAACTGGGCTCCAAAGTCGCGGTCGTCAACGTTGACCTGGCCAGCGAATTACAGAGACTTGCATTTGCAGTGCAAACTCAATAG
- a CDS encoding ArsB/NhaD family transporter — MLLLASAIEATPVEPASAWIMLLFAAVMMATYVGVAVERFHKTVAALCGAAVLVVMSLSLGLFEYIKIYDFLKEDLNIFGVIIGTGILVDVVGRSGLFHFLSMWIVRLTGGQASKLFITLCLVTFLFVSVLTIVPAMLILSSLVLVICRSLDYKPTPLLLSVAICANSGAIATFASGLPNIMIGTAAGIPYMQFIQVSLPYAVISLCVAIAGLRFFFRHDLPWHQSEAERASLREQIETFDPWALVEDRKVLIRSALILTLTVIGFALAQQLGVGMDFVAMVGATAALLFAGKGVEDAIGKVNWTVILFFMGLFLIIGCVKQTGALAWVAEQVVAVSGNRLEWLLPLLGVFSAVASSIVDNIPVAATLIPIVQDISGDAVPAEPLWWVLIICCNLGGNGTPIGSISCVIAIYALKREANVHVGWGTFLKLGGSIMVVQVIGAIAYVMLATNMGWIPDLP; from the coding sequence ATGCTTTTGCTCGCGTCCGCCATCGAAGCGACCCCAGTCGAGCCTGCCTCGGCTTGGATCATGCTGCTGTTTGCTGCCGTGATGATGGCGACCTATGTTGGCGTCGCGGTCGAACGGTTTCACAAAACGGTTGCCGCATTGTGTGGCGCTGCGGTGTTGGTCGTGATGAGCCTTTCGCTCGGTTTGTTTGAATACATCAAAATCTACGATTTTCTCAAAGAGGACTTGAACATCTTCGGCGTCATCATTGGCACCGGCATTCTAGTCGATGTGGTAGGCCGTAGTGGTTTGTTCCATTTCTTGAGTATGTGGATTGTCCGCTTGACGGGTGGGCAAGCATCCAAATTATTCATAACGTTGTGCTTGGTCACGTTCCTGTTTGTGTCGGTGCTGACGATCGTTCCAGCGATGTTGATCCTCAGTTCGCTGGTGCTCGTCATTTGCCGTTCGCTCGATTACAAACCGACGCCCTTACTTTTGAGCGTCGCGATCTGTGCCAACAGCGGCGCGATCGCAACGTTCGCCAGTGGGTTGCCGAACATTATGATCGGAACGGCGGCGGGCATCCCTTACATGCAATTCATTCAAGTTTCGCTACCCTATGCGGTGATTAGTCTATGTGTCGCGATTGCGGGGCTACGTTTCTTCTTTCGCCATGACTTACCGTGGCATCAAAGCGAAGCGGAACGAGCGTCGCTGCGTGAACAGATTGAAACGTTTGACCCATGGGCATTGGTAGAAGACCGTAAAGTTCTGATCCGAAGTGCCCTGATCTTAACGTTGACGGTGATCGGATTCGCACTCGCTCAGCAACTCGGTGTGGGCATGGATTTTGTCGCCATGGTCGGTGCGACCGCGGCACTACTATTCGCGGGAAAAGGGGTCGAAGACGCTATTGGCAAAGTCAACTGGACAGTGATCTTGTTTTTCATGGGTCTGTTTTTGATTATTGGATGCGTCAAGCAAACCGGGGCATTGGCTTGGGTCGCCGAGCAAGTGGTAGCGGTATCCGGCAATCGATTGGAATGGTTACTGCCGCTGTTGGGTGTTTTTTCGGCAGTCGCCAGTTCGATTGTTGACAATATCCCCGTCGCCGCAACGTTGATCCCGATCGTGCAAGACATCTCTGGCGACGCCGTACCCGCAGAACCGCTCTGGTGGGTATTGATCATTTGCTGCAACCTCGGAGGCAACGGAACCCCGATCGGGTCGATTTCCTGTGTGATTGCAATTTACGCGTTAAAGAGAGAAGCCAACGTCCACGTCGGCTGGGGGACATTCCTAAAGCTAGGTGGTTCGATTATGGTCGTTCAAGTGATCGGTGCGATCGCGTATGTGATGTTAGCGACCAACATGGGCTGGATTCCAGACCTACCGTAG
- a CDS encoding universal stress protein, producing the protein MNNDPRTSDLERDVEESMRMFERSKVGQAVSIQPVHPSRALWVVDGSDQDQASLAAVSFLREKFNTETLVLDARDTANASDDIAPRWAKEVSGARPIRGAEGEAYEKIISALADHNVDLVIVPCPFGRSFEHVGTDSAGTVIDVLLARSTKPILVIRRGDQLLGKCTKRVSVVLGSECDMANRAAAWAFGLADDHATVTLNLVIEKEQFENIRSIIEALHPGQALEPDQFSDALAKAHQAIHREMAKTATERNLTYHLLPQAGEKAPPNLLAAAEKMLLVMPLEVDDRFGQGFVQDRIRRSPHPVLVVPGHMPT; encoded by the coding sequence ATGAACAATGATCCACGAACGAGTGATTTGGAACGCGACGTCGAAGAGTCGATGCGGATGTTCGAACGTTCCAAGGTCGGCCAAGCGGTTTCGATTCAGCCGGTGCATCCATCGCGTGCATTGTGGGTGGTCGATGGATCGGACCAAGACCAAGCGTCACTAGCCGCGGTAAGTTTTTTGCGAGAAAAGTTCAATACCGAAACACTTGTCCTCGATGCTCGCGACACCGCGAATGCATCGGACGATATCGCACCGCGGTGGGCAAAAGAAGTCAGCGGCGCGAGACCGATCCGAGGGGCGGAAGGCGAAGCTTACGAAAAAATCATCTCGGCACTTGCAGATCACAATGTCGACTTGGTGATCGTCCCATGCCCGTTCGGTCGCTCGTTCGAACACGTCGGAACCGACAGTGCAGGGACGGTTATCGATGTGCTTCTCGCTCGATCAACGAAACCGATTCTGGTCATCCGCCGGGGAGATCAATTGCTCGGCAAATGCACCAAGCGGGTTTCTGTCGTGCTCGGCAGTGAATGCGACATGGCCAACCGGGCTGCCGCTTGGGCGTTCGGGCTGGCCGATGACCATGCAACCGTCACCCTTAACCTGGTGATCGAAAAGGAACAGTTCGAGAACATTCGTAGCATCATCGAAGCGTTGCACCCTGGGCAAGCGCTCGAACCCGATCAGTTTAGCGATGCACTAGCCAAAGCTCATCAAGCGATCCACCGCGAAATGGCCAAGACAGCAACGGAGCGAAATTTAACCTATCACTTACTGCCTCAAGCCGGCGAAAAAGCTCCGCCAAACTTGCTCGCGGCCGCCGAAAAAATGTTGCTCGTCATGCCGCTCGAAGTGGATGATCGATTCGGCCAAGGGTTCGTACAAGATCGAATCCGTCGCAGTCCCCACCCGGTCTTGGTGGTCCCTGGTCACATGCCCACTTGA
- a CDS encoding STAS domain-containing protein produces the protein MMYVDVDHKRTPAPAAGSSKHGAPKHWLAAARRGLEQGSETEILVDLRSVELISSQEIGELIRLQLSARQKSRRLVLNNPQPNLLEVFTLTRLDRLIELRHSAVTPATFV, from the coding sequence ATGATGTATGTAGACGTTGACCATAAACGAACTCCAGCGCCCGCCGCTGGGTCCTCCAAGCATGGGGCACCGAAGCACTGGCTTGCCGCGGCAAGACGAGGCCTTGAGCAGGGTAGCGAGACAGAGATTCTCGTCGACCTACGAAGTGTCGAACTGATTTCGAGCCAAGAGATCGGCGAATTGATTCGGCTGCAGTTATCGGCGCGGCAGAAAAGCAGACGGCTGGTTCTGAACAATCCTCAGCCGAATCTGCTTGAAGTGTTTACGCTAACTCGGCTCGATCGATTGATCGAACTGAGGCATTCTGCGGTAACGCCTGCCACGTTCGTTTAA